Within the Hylaeus volcanicus isolate JK05 unplaced genomic scaffold, UHH_iyHylVolc1.0_haploid 12227, whole genome shotgun sequence genome, the region CTGCCTCGAGGCCTGCGCCCGCCGGTTCGTCGCGGAAGCCTGCGATGGGCGGCGCGAGCCTCGCGCCGGGTGTGGACGTCGAGGGCCTCATCCGTCGCCTCTGCGGCGAGATGGAGGTGCGCCTCGCGGCGCGCTTGGGGGCGGTCTCGCTGGTGGTCGCCGCGAGCGGGGCTTCGCAGCGGGTGCCGCgggccgcgccgcgccctccTGTGGGTCCCTCCCAACCTGGCCCCTCAGCGGTGGGGAGCCGCCCCGGGACAGTCAGCGTAGAGcccgcgaaaaagaagagaggcaGGAAGAGGAGCGGGAAGAAGCAAGCGGGTGGCGCCGCTGCCCATCCTGCTCCGGCCTTGCCGAGCCGAGACCGGCCCCGTGCCGCGCCTGGCCCGGCTGCGTCCCGGGCGAGGCGTCCGCCTGCGCCTGTCGCGCCCTCCCTGACCCGTCCGGCACCTGAGACATGGTCGAAGGATCTTGGACGCAAGGAGAGGCGTGCGGGGGCGGCACGCTCTCACACTCGCGGGGCGTGGCCGGCTGGAGCTCCGGCTGGGCCGCGGGTTCGTCCGGCGCGTGCGCCGAAGAGGGCGGCGGTATCCCTCACCGTCGCCCCAGGCAGCGCCATGACCTATTCAGAGGTCATGGCAAAGGCGGTCGCTGGCGTGCGGTTACGGGATGTCGGGTTAACCGGCATCCGGTACCGCAAGGGGCAGACCGGGTCCTCCATTTTGGAGATCCCGGGCCCGGACAGCGCTGCCGGGGCGGACCGCCTGGCCGGTCGCCTGGCCGGTCGCCTGGCCGGTCGCCTGGCGGAGCTGTTCGCCGGCACGGACGTGAGGGTGTCCAGGCCGATTAAATCCGCCGAGGCGCGGGTTAGCGGCCTGGACGAATCCGTCACGGCCGACGGCGTGGCGGCGGCAGTTGCCGCGGTAACCGGATGCCGGGTGGACGAGGTCCGAATCGGCATCATCCGGCGTTCCGGGTCCGGGCTGGGCACCGTCTGGCTCCGCTGCCCGGCGGCTGCCATGAGGGCCCTCCTGGCGGCTGGCCGCCTGCTCGTCGGCTGGTCGTCCGCCCGAGTGGAGGCCTTGCCCGCGCGAGCCCTAGGATGCTTCAGGTGCCTGGAGCTCGGGCACGTGCGGCAGAAATGCCCCCTCGAGGCGGACCACGGGGATCGGTGCTACAGGTGCGCCGGTGCGGGCCACCGGGCACGTGAGTGCACGGCGCCCATGCGCTGCCCGGTCTGTGCTGACCTGCGCAGGCCAGCCGACCACCGGCTCGGGGCCAAAAAATGTGCCCCTCCACCGCCAAAGCAGGGGAGGAGGGCTCGCGTGACGACCCCAAGTTCGGGCGTATCTAAGCCGGTCAATCGACCGGCGGCAGATGCGCCGGCGCTGGCGCCAGCTGAGGCGCTGTGGGTGAGATCGCCCGCTGCGATGGAGGGAGGATCCGGCCCGGGGGAGGCCATGGACATGGCCTAAAGTTCATGCCCCCGGTCCGGATCCTCCAAGCCAACCTCAACCACTCGGCCAGGGCGCAGGACTTGTTTATCCACTGCCTGGCCGAGTTAGGTGTGCCGTCGCCGACCGCCCGAACTGGGTGGCCGACGCGTTCGGCTCCGTGGTGATAGTGGGCAGCGACACCGCGGCCCTCCGCGTGTTCGCCCGCGACGACGGGTTCGTCGAGACGGAGTGCGGCGGCCTGGCCCTGATCGGGGTCTACGCCCCCTCCGAGTGCCCCCCTCGCGGCGTTCGAGTGGCTGCTGGACGGGGTCCGGGACGCATTGTCCCGCTCTCCAGTAGCCCGAACGCTCATGCTGGGCGACTTCAACGCCAAGTCCACGGCGTGGGGTGGCTCGGCAACGGACACGGGGGGTCGGGCGGTGCTGGAGTGGGCGGCGAGCGCGGACCTCCGGCTGCTTAACCGGGGGTCCGTGAGCACGTGCGTGCGGTGGCAGAGCGAGTCGATCGTCGACTTGTCGTGGGCGACGCCTGCCGCCTCGCGTCTCGTGTCGGGATGGGGGGtagcggaggaggtggagtcCCTCAGTGACCACCTCTACATCCTTATGGATGTCTCCGCTGCCCCTCAGTACCATCCCGCTCGTGGACCCGCGCCGGGCCGACCGCCGCTCAGATGGGCCCTGAAGCGCTTGGAGAAGGACGCCCTGATGGCGGCCGCCCTCGCCGGGTCCGGGCCGGATGCCCCGGCTGGACTGGTCGCGGACGTCGATCAGGAAGCTGACTGGTTTCGGGAGTCATTGACGGCGGCGTGCGACGCCGCCATGCCCCGAGCCAAGAAGTTCCCGAGGCGGGCCGCTTACTGGTGGAGCGACGAGATTGCCGCGCTGCGTGCTACATGCAGCGCGGCGCGACGTCGCTTCACGAGGGCCCGCCGGAGACGGAACCGCGACCCGGTGAGGGAGGCGGCGCTGTATGAGGTCTACCGTGAGGCCACGGTGGACCTCCAGCGCGCCATCAGGAGGGCCAAGGCGGGCGCCTGTGGAGAGCTCCTCGGGACTCTGGACAAGGATCCATGGGGGCGGCCCTACCGCATTGTGCTGGGCCGCATGCGCCCGGCCGCCCCCCCTGTCACGGAGTCCCTCGCCCCCACCGTTCTGGAGCGTGTCGTGGATACCCTTTTTCCGGTAGATCCGGAGGAGGGTCCGCGGCCGCTCCTGCCGGCGGAGGCCAGTAACTGGTCCGCCAGCCTGGGGGTCACCGAGGGGGAGCTCGGGATGGCCGTCGGGCGAATGATGGCCAGGAATACGGCACCAGGGCCCAACGGCATCCCTGGCTGAGCGCTCGCTTTGGCGCTGCGCGTTCTGGGTCCCCGGCTCAATCGGCTGTTCGACGGCTGCCTAGAGTCGGGGCGGGTTCCGCTGGCCTGGAAGCAGGCCCGGATGGTCCTTatcccgaaaaagggaaagcccgcggattcgccctccgcgtatcggccgatctgcctcctcgacgaggcgggcAAGCTCTTCGAGTTTGTGCTCGCTGCCCGCCTGTCGAGGGGCCTGTCCGACGGGAGTATGCAGTTGGCTGGCTGCCAATACGGTTTCCGCGAGGGCCGGACGACGCTTGATGCGATCGACCACGTCCATGCCCTCGCGG harbors:
- the LOC128883597 gene encoding uncharacterized protein LOC128883597, producing the protein MLGDFNAKSTAWGGSATDTGGRAVLEWAASADLRLLNRGSVSTCVRWQSESIVDLSWATPAASRLVSGWGVAEEVESLSDHLYILMDVSAAPQYHPARGPAPGRPPLRWALKRLEKDALMAAALAGSGPDAPAGLVADVDQEADWFRESLTAACDAAMPRAKKFPRRAAYWWSDEIAALRATCSAARRRFTRARRRRNRDPVREAALYEVYREATVDLQRAIRRAKAGACGELLGTLDKDPWGRPYRIVLGRMRPAAPPVTESLAPTVLERVVDTLFPVDPEEGPRPLLPAEASNWSASLGVTEGELGMAVGRMMARNTAPGPNGIPG